Genomic window (Gammaproteobacteria bacterium):
ATCACCCCATGTTTTCATCCCTCCGTGGGTGGGATTGAGTCCTTCACCTTTGCGTTACTGCAATCATTGCGGGCACGTGGCCACGAGAACCAAGTCGTGGCTTCGCACAATGGGATTTCCTTGCCAGACGAAACCATCGTTGAGGGTATACTCGTCCACCGCGTACCGCTATTAACTGCATTGACACGGCGAGATCCGGCGGGCATTCTCCAGTCAAAGTTTCGTACCACGCAGGTAAAAAGAACCTTCTGTGCCGATATTTTCCACCTACACATAGGCGGACCCATCTCTGCCCTTCATCTGCTCACCGAAACCATCGTACCTGCGCCGCTGGTAATCACTGTCCATGATTTGCCACCGCCCGGGCAGGATTCCGCCTCAATTCGGCAGGTGCTGGAAAAATCCAGCCTGACGGTAGCAGTTTCCCAAATTCGGTTGGAAGAATGTCGGCTCATTGCGCCTCTAGCCGCAGGACGGATGGAAAAAATCTACGTCAGCCAACCCCGCCACTCGGTAAAGGTCTTTCTCTCCCGATTTCCCACCCCATTGATCCTAATGGTCGGTCGCCAGATCTCCGAAAAGGGTTTTGATCTGGCTATCGATGCCTTTTTACAGGTGTATCGGCATATTCCAACCGCTCGTTTGGTGCTGGCGGGTGACGGTCCTATCCATGCTGCACTGGCCAATCAAGTCCATCAACTGGGGCTGGAGGAAGTGGTGGATTTGCCTGGCCGCTTGCCTGAAGCGGACTTAGCACGCCTGTATCAGCAGGCTTGGGTCACTCTGGTGCCATCACGACACAGCGAATCCTTCGGGTTGGTGGCGCTGGAGGCCATGCAGGCCGGTTGCCCGGTGATTGCAGCCCGTGTGGGCGGATTATCGGAGGTGATTGTGGATGAGGAAACCGGCCTACTCATCCCACCGAATAACAGTTCGGCCCTAGCCAATGCCATCCTACGCCTGCTCGAAAACTCAGCCTGGGCTCAAGAATTAGGCCAAGCGGGTCAAGTTAGAGCTAACAAAGTATTTAGTTGGGAAACTTGTGTGGATCAATATGAAGAAATTTACCAGCAGGTGTTAGGAAAATGACTCTACCTAATTTCCTAATCATTGGCGCGGCCAAAACAGGCACCAGCGCATTGACGCAATTCTTACGGCAACACCCTCAGGTATCCATCCCCTATAAGGAACCAGATTTCTTCAGCGGTTGGAATACGCGTATCAAATTTAATTTACCGAGAGGCGCGATCGCTGAGAATACTAGTTTATGCTGTGGCTCTTTGGAGCAATACAAAACTTTGTTTGCCAACAGTGGTTTTGCCCAAGCCATTGGTGAAGCCTCGGTCTCCTACCTGCCCGATATAGACGCCCCCGCCCTCATAAAGCAAATTCTACCCCAGGTCAAGTTGGTAGTGCTACTGCGTCAGCCTGCC
Coding sequences:
- a CDS encoding conserved hypothetical protein (Evidence 4 : Unknown function but conserved in other organisms), which translates into the protein MKILHITPCFHPSVGGIESFTFALLQSLRARGHENQVVASHNGISLPDETIVEGILVHRVPLLTALTRRDPAGILQSKFRTTQVKRTFCADIFHLHIGGPISALHLLTETIVPAPLVITVHDLPPPGQDSASIRQVLEKSSLTVAVSQIRLEECRLIAPLAAGRMEKIYVSQPRHSVKVFLSRFPTPLILMVGRQISEKGFDLAIDAFLQVYRHIPTARLVLAGDGPIHAALANQVHQLGLEEVVDLPGRLPEADLARLYQQAWVTLVPSRHSESFGLVALEAMQAGCPVIAARVGGLSEVIVDEETGLLIPPNNSSALANAILRLLENSAWAQELGQAGQVRANKVFSWETCVDQYEEIYQQVLGK